GCGCAGGAAATGCGGAATTCCGAATTATTGAAATCAGACATCGAATTGGATATGTACGACGTCGGTTGATAGGACTTATGAAAAGTGCTGAAATTATTTGCAATATTTGCATTTGGAGACATTTGCAGCGATGAGATGGTTAGCGATGgttttgataggtaggtaataggtatgtagttTTGATGATAAAGATGTATTCAACTTCATTTATCCAAATATTCCAAATTACTATTTATCAGAGTTGAATTTAGGTCCTTCGGAGCTGGTTTTGATTTAGAAGAAAAAGTTACCGGAGAataagaataataataataataatcctTCCTTTTCTTGGGATGTCAGCGATGTGCCCAAACCATCAGAAATGTTGTTATTGGTACCGAAATCGCAATTCCTTTTAAACAGAATATTTGAATTAGTTTCCATTCAGTTTAAATCAAGAAAAGTGACAGTTCAAAAGTTACATATCAGATGATcttgattactttttcaatcagaaactgaccaaattttttctttatacaACACTTTTTTGACCCCGGAGAGATATCAAATTAGTAGGGCTGAgatatttattttctaaaaaatgctaaaatattCCTTATAAATACTTTCCTAAAAATAAAAAGcgtgaaatatgtaaaatattccctaaaaacccgaaatatgcaaaaaaattcccttaCAATATGGGTTATCATTTTAAAGACAATCTTATTCTctctttcattttgttgatattaTGATTATTATATGATActttaggtaaataaataagaaaTCCTATccttttccatcaaaattaacataatttttgatttaaaaaaaaatgttgttttcaaatttcaattttttcatttttgattgaaaaatttttttttcattttcaaaatttcacctgtttcatgagttttttaaaaagacaaTATTctcgaaaaacaatgaaaattgctaAATATAGCATATAGccaaatattcacaaaaaaagctcaaaatatgctaaaatatgcattCATGTCTAAAAGGTACCAAAATATTCTCTAACATGTGAGGCTCAATCGActcgaaattttatgaaacgTAAAACTATGTTGGATATACATATACCTTATCTATAGTatgctacaaaaaaatatgttataaaatatttttctcagcccTACAAATTAggttaaaaatattgaaacctATAAAAGGCACATGTTCGTTCAATTTGAgctcagaattaaattttcatgttttattccAACACCAACAAATTCTATTGTAAAAATGACACTTACTTATGTTGTTCTTGCATTGAACAAAGTTGCTCGATTTCAGCTGGGTCTTCAGCTACAATCACATTGACCATTTCTTCTACCACAGTCATTATAGCGTTGAACTGATTCGCTGTAAGAGATTTCTCAATACTAAGAGGCATCTCTAACGGCAACGGCACCTCCTCCCCGAATTCTACGACAAAATAGCTAGGGTAATCTGAATAATACATTGTATCATAATGGTAAAAATAAGACAATTCCCTACCGACACACATCAAAACTGGAATCATTTTCTCAGCTATTATTCTTTTAGTAACGgaaacttttttatgatttaaaatcTTCTTAtaaatacctgaaaaaaatatgataatttttattcacttaACACGAAAACCACctaacgaagaaaaaatgtaaatacataATTGTATAATGAAAATCGTCGAATTAATAaggattgaaaatattttcacctgCAATACTCATCAGAACTTCCGGCTCTTTGCGATCTTTGActctcaaaaaaagtaagaaatatAAAACATCAACCCGAATTCCCCATGAATCTAAATGCTCCACTAGTTTACCGATACAATCTAAACAATTCACTCGAACCTGGAAAGTATGTAAAATTGAGCAGAAGTTCCAAtagatgaacaaaaattttttaatgtcactCACAGAAGCGCAGCAGTTGGATTTGTAGAGTTTTTCAATACGAGGCAGCAGATCTCTATTCATCGTCTGGTAATGGATTAAGGTAGCGAAAGTGGGTATAACAGATAAACATTGTTCTTGCAACTGTTGCGAATTACACTCGAGTGCTCGATATAACACGGGTAAAATTTCTGATTCTATTTCATCGGCGAGAGCGAGTTTCAGCATCAGTTCCACTTTTTGCAAACAGATAAGTTGAATCTGCAAGATGCACAGTTTGAATAAGGTATAGATACCTACATTACATTGCATTAATGAGtacacattgaaaaattatcatttttctcaCTTGCACGGGTTCTTGCATCCTTAGTACTCGTTTTAAATAAGGTAAAATATATCGCGTAAATTCTTCTTTAGTACAACCTTCGGAGATGGCGAATACACTTGGTAAAACAAAAGGCACCATGGTTGGATTGACGAATTCTTTCCACAAACATGGAATTATCCTGTAAACAGAAATTGATCAGTGTGAAAATATGTTTATACTGTAAAATGAAGAGAcatgtaagaattttttttacctaaatagGCATACACGATGgggaattttttctaaaatttgaggCAATCCTTcataaaattgtgttttttgtagATTATCCCATTGAAACATGGAATCCGAATGAATTAATGCTTTGATACCAACATCATCGAAAAATTCAGACTGAAACAAAATACGACGTATGGAATAGAATAATATgcgattttctttcaatttagtaggtagttcaaaaaaaaagaagttagGATGATCACTTTAcctttaaaaaatcatgaaactCTGGCCTCAGCTCGGGCATATAGTTCAACATGAGTTTAACAATTTCTCTAATTTCTTGAGGAATCGATAACAGATCAGAATTAGAAATTCgtttaaatttcaacacattcAGGTTATACGTTGTCCAATTGTTATTGGAGTAATGAAGAGGATGGCCTCTATTGTACAAAGTGTAAATCAACATCCCAAATGAAAACACATCGCTGGACACTAATAATTTGCAAGATAATGCGGATTCTGGAGCCAAGTAATCTAAACTTGGCTGAGCCAATGCGTGTACATCCATGGCATATTCGATAGTCGGCCATCTTACCTATtgaatagattttgaaattaattttaaaactaattgCGAGTTTGAAACCTATAATTGACAACGTACGATAGCTTCTGCTCCACTAATACAGTGAACGCTGTAATCAAATCCGAATATTTTCCAGGCACCTTTTTTGTTGATTACTATATTCTGCGGACATAGATTCCGGTGTAATAATTTCACATCGTTGTGTAGAAATGAAAAGCCTTCGGCaatctgtaaaaaatgaatcgaaaattaagtttgttttcaattttttttggcaggaTGTGATGATGAAAGGTTAATGGACCTGTTGCAAGccatattttatttcaacttcgAATAATTTGTAGTTTTCCACCGAGGCAGGAACTGGAACTGGTACGTTGTCTACTTTACCCAAAATATTTGCCAGACTTGCAAAAACTGGCTCAGTAGCGAAAGCTAAACTATCTCTGTAACAAACAGTTAACGTATATCAAACGATCACATACAGTATTAGTTTACATGGGTCAATCCTAGTTGAAAGACTACGAACTTACCGTGATTCTTCTAGAGTATGTTGCACCGCCAGAATTTGAGGATGTCTTAAACGAGCTAATTGAGAGATACTTTTTCTCAAAGTATCTAGCACAGCTTCGCGATCTTTCTTTGACAATCTGCCCAACTGTTTCTTTTCTAATACTAATATTGAAGCCTCTTGGTTGGTGGATTTCTTGAATCCGCTGAATATCTTCCACAGTAGTCCTACGAtgaagaaatttcattaaaaaatatcttGGTTGGAGAATTACAGTTATgaggaattattttcaaacctGGTCCAGCGCTCGCGATATGATTAGTGGCTTCGTATTCTCTGGTAACCGGATTTCCTGGTAAAACTATAGATAGCTGTGATACGGTGCTACTGACAGTATAGTATAACTTATTGAGTACGTCCATTTTCAAGCAGTAATACACGTTAATTCACGACGAGTTAAATTTAAACATCAACTTCTGCAATGCTTCGTAAATCTGGGGaacaaataggtataggtaagtattatatTATTTCAACATATGGCGTTGAAATAATAAAAGCCTGTACCTATCAGTTGGTTTGGTACTTTGAACTTCGTGCTCTTTATTGATTGTTCGTCACTTTTGGACTTCGATGATTCACGTTATGGTTTTGTCGCCACCCTCAATCACAAACCGGTTTCTTCCTGCGATTTCTGCCCTTCATTTGCCATGTTCTGAAagttgcctacttttttattttaaggggcagaaatttttaaacattttgtacAGGCcagaagcttgaaatttttcgaccCTAAAAGGATAGGCAAATTGCTGCGCACGAGCAAGTCGGGCATGGACATCCAATATTGTCAGTGAGGAGTCCATATGATTCCAGTATTCCACCtgttttcaactttaaaaaaataaaatatcaataaatgTGGAAATTACATTCTTACgacgaatttcatcaaaatttggatACTTTTCACAACGTTTttggatgcatttttttggtcaacattaatttgaaatttttcgtcattaCAAATCGTTAACGTGTTTTTCTTACATCAATATTTGAGACGAATTAGTTCAATAATTAAAGATCCGTTCGTTTTAATTTTCGGTTTGTGATCCAAAAAGTTACGAATCATACAGAATCGcgtaatttgatatttttgcaaaaatgacttcaaacaaaaaaaaaagcaactcaAAATTACATctcaattatcaaaataatacGAAGCTTCTTcaaatcgagtatttttttccacaatttacttTCATCCCAAATAACTAAACTTTCCCATTATTTCGAATGTTGGCTTACAATATTAAGCTATACGTTACGACTCAAGAAGTGAACTGAAAACACACGTAATCTGAACACTTCtattttgcttaaaaatctaaacagaaaaaaaaaccacgatacATTTTCACTTCTCACACCGAAAATTACAACATAAAATACATCTACTGaggtaaaataataaataaaaattcttcgCTACAATAATGGTACAAGTAGATAtttggttctaaaattttttggtgttgGCAATCAACTGTTCACTAACTTGCCACAACTTATCGCTAATTTGGGCGTTAAAATCGTGTTTCGATTTATACTTTTGGCAATCGCGATAAAACCAGTCTTCTTTTTGAAGCTCCAATTCTTCAGATGTAGCACAATAAACGACAGTTTGACATCCCTGttgaaacaaaaacagaaatatATTACATCAAGAGTAATTCAACATTCAATGAATCAATTAATCGGTTAACTCAATTAACCTGATACGATGATCTCATGAAGAAAATCGCCAC
The sequence above is a segment of the Planococcus citri chromosome 3, ihPlaCitr1.1, whole genome shotgun sequence genome. Coding sequences within it:
- the LOC135839544 gene encoding SCY1-like protein 2 isoform X1; the protein is MDVLNKLYYTVSSTVSQLSIVLPGNPVTREYEATNHIASAGPGLLWKIFSGFKKSTNQEASILVLEKKQLGRLSKKDREAVLDTLRKSISQLARLRHPQILAVQHTLEESRDSLAFATEPVFASLANILGKVDNVPVPVPASVENYKLFEVEIKYGLQQIAEGFSFLHNDVKLLHRNLCPQNIVINKKGAWKIFGFDYSVHCISGAEAIVRWPTIEYAMDVHALAQPSLDYLAPESALSCKLLVSSDVFSFGMLIYTLYNRGHPLHYSNNNWTTYNLNVLKFKRISNSDLLSIPQEIREIVKLMLNYMPELRPEFHDFLKSEFFDDVGIKALIHSDSMFQWDNLQKTQFYEGLPQILEKIPHRVCLFRIIPCLWKEFVNPTMVPFVLPSVFAISEGCTKEEFTRYILPYLKRVLRMQEPVQIQLICLQKVELMLKLALADEIESEILPVLYRALECNSQQLQEQCLSVIPTFATLIHYQTMNRDLLPRIEKLYKSNCCASVRVNCLDCIGKLVEHLDSWGIRVDVLYFLLFLRVKDRKEPEVLMSIAGIYKKILNHKKVSVTKRIIAEKMIPVLMCVEFGEEVPLPLEMPLSIEKSLTANQFNAIMTVVEEMVNVIVAEDPAEIEQLCSMQEQHKNCDFGTNNNISDGLGTSLTSQEKEGLLLLLFLFSGNFFF
- the LOC135839544 gene encoding SCY1-like protein 2 isoform X2; the encoded protein is MDVLNKLYYTVSSTVSQLSIVLPGNPVTREYEATNHIASAGPGLLWKIFSGFKKSTNQEASILVLEKKQLGRLSKKDREAVLDTLRKSISQLARLRHPQILAVQHTLEESRDSLAFATEPVFASLANILGKVDNVPVPVPASVENYKLFEVEIKYGLQQIAEGFSFLHNDVKLLHRNLCPQNIVINKKGAWKIFGFDYSVHCISGAEAIVRWPTIEYAMDVHALAQPSLDYLAPESALSCKLLVSSDVFSFGMLIYTLYNRGHPLHYSNNNWTTYNLNVLKFKRISNSDLLSIPQEIREIVKLMLNYMPELRPEFHDFLKSEFFDDVGIKALIHSDSMFQWDNLQKTQFYEGLPQILEKIPHRVCLFRIIPCLWKEFVNPTMVPFVLPSVFAISEGCTKEEFTRYILPYLKRVLRMQEPVQIQLICLQKVELMLKLALADEIESEILPVLYRALECNSQQLQEQCLSVIPTFATLIHYQTMNRDLLPRIEKLYKSNCCASVRVNCLDCIGKLVEHLDSWGIRVDVLYFLLFLRVKDRKEPEVLMSIAGIYKKILNHKKVSVTKRIIAEKMIPVLMCVEFGEEVPLPLEMPLSIEKSLTANQFNAIMTVVEEMVNVIVAEDPAEIEQLCSMQEQHN